A section of the Centropristis striata isolate RG_2023a ecotype Rhode Island chromosome 7, C.striata_1.0, whole genome shotgun sequence genome encodes:
- the ercc6l gene encoding DNA excision repair protein ERCC-6-like, whose protein sequence is MDVSDHNGEVTKISEKLEKSLSMDTEDKMEVYQRLSQEGKDAARQGDMNKALKCFKKAYKIHQSEKLQNRIRKIEDLLAQSDSEEEDEEFVDVNGSGLTLFKELHDNLYDYQRNGVAFMYSLYRDGLKGGILADDMGLGKTIQVISFLSGMYDNELAKHTLLIMPTSLITNWTKEFAKWTPGMRVKEFHGVGKERTRNLEKVQRRNGVVITTYNMLLNNWQQLSSYCGKEFTWDYVILDEAHKIKNPSAKTAKSASAIPSKNRLLLTGTPVQNNLKELWALFDFACQGTLLGTAKTFKSEYENPITRAREKDATPGEKALGFRMSENLMAIIKPYFLRRTKAEVQKNKTKEDERSDNKDDQVPNLPEDSGAVMPKLTRKNDLIVWTYLSSIQEDIYRQFLSLDHIKELLMTTRSPLAELNILKKLCDHPRLLSAAAIAKLGLEESAADGEQNAEESDTGNIANVPDSTLISESGKLVFLFALLERLREEGHRTLVFAHYRKVLDIIERILGNRGFKVMRLDGTITNIAERERRITLFQKDKSYSVFLLTTQVGGVGITLTAANRVVIYDPSWNPATDAQAVDRAYRIGQTQNVVIYRLITCGTVEEKIYRRQVFKDSLIRQNTGDKKNPFRYFSRQDLKELFTLEDAQSSSTQIQLQALHSRHRRTDPELDEHIAQLHAMEMFGISDHDLMFSLDVNNDEAPEDQEAHNYITGRVQKAQELMKAESELQLQLAESMASSTEPAWLRQPAGSSRERSHEKRPRSPRPSPSYPQSDFNGSPVVVESDQSSSDKEVGQHNLSDRVIDLTADESMSEGKPVGEVSHEENLESPKQPSTKQERESFLEVADASSPDVMEESLVMEESLVMEESLVMEEAGDAAVADDADVSLQELKDLSALSAGSLEYATAVDDDKLLNGSLHSKHNSKMDLEPPRVTPLQNKRLSVLQASNSSFRANTSPRASPGLESFEGNFKLQLEDSDMLLEHDALEDQETEEEEQQLLSVLQLEGSFDVNKSLSEKQLKDALGQSLSVVHAAETDESVNDSFVVTKRKRAQVVYDSEEDEEEDEDHRSQLNNSLPVRGASTPKSSGPTPHRSRKSIGGNTSVASRQSLLLSLIEDQDTSDDDDDDDDNDDDNGDMSGRRSDEAEEDDIIDSNQDELQLEETVGETLMTEEEEEEEEEEEEEQEVSSNMDESNSEPELASSEQMDQCTVDKGVKVNGMKEQQEEEEESFDSLVSRGKERRSRGELDGALTFFLRAIDMKPGDNEIQLLVIQLYRELSQR, encoded by the exons ATGGATGTCTCTGACCATAATGGCGAGGTTACCAAGATTTCAGAGAAACTGGAAAA GTCTCTGTCCATGGACACAGAAGACAAGATGGAAGTCTATCAGAG ATTATCTCAGGAGGGTAAAGATGCTGCCAGGCAAGGGGACATGAACAAGGCTCTAAAGTGCTTCAAAAAAGCGTACAAGATCCACCAGAGTGAAAAGCTGCAGAACCGGATTAGGAAGATTGAAGATCTTCTTGCTCAGAGTGACTCcgaggaggaagacgaggagtTTGTGGACGTGAACGGCAGCGGTTTAACGCTTTTCAAAGAGTTGCATGACAATCTTTACGACTACCAGAGGAATGGAGTTGCCTTTATGTACAGTCTGTACAGAGACGGCCTTAAAGGAGGGATCCTGGCAGACGACATGGGCCTTGGTAAGACCATCCAGGTGATCTCGTTCCTCTCCGGTATGTACGACAACGAGCTGGCCAAGCACACGCTGCTCATCATGCCCACCTCGCTCATCACAAACTGGACCAAGGAGTTCGCCAAGTGGACCCCCGGCATGAGGGTCAAGGAGTTTCACGGTGTGGGCAAAGAGAGGACCAGGAATTTGGAGAAAGTTCAGAGGAGAAATGGCGTCGTTATTACCACGTACAACATGCTCCTAAACAACTGGCAGCAGCTGTCGTCATACTGTGGCAAAGAGTTCACATGGGACTACGTGATCCTGGATGAGGCACACAAGATAAAAAACCCGTCCGCAAAAACAGCCAAAAGCGCCTCCGCCATTCCCTCAAAGAACCGACTTCTCCTCACAGGAACTCCGGTGCAGAACAACCTGAAAGAACTGTGGGCTCTGTTTGACTTTGCCTGTCAGGGCACTCTGCTCGGCACGGCAAAAACATTCAAGTCAGAGTACGAGAACCCCATCACCCGGGCCAGAGAGAAGGACGCTACTCCGGGAGAGAAGGCCCTCGGGTTTCGGATGTCTGAGAACCTCATGGCCATCATCAAACCGTACTTCCTACGCAGGACCAAAGCAGAGGTGCAGAAGAACAAAACGAAGGAAGATGAACGTTCAGACAACAAAGACGACCAAGTCCCAAATCTTCCTGAAGACTCTGGAGCCGTCATGCCCAAGCTGACAAGAAAGAACGACCTGATTGTGTGGACTTACCTGAGCTCCATTCAGGAGGACATTTACCGACAGTTCCTGTCCCTGGACCACATCAAGGAGCTGCTTATGACCACCAGATCCCCTCTCGCTGAACTGAACATCCTGAAAAAGCTGTGCGACCACCCCAGactgctctctgctgcagccataGCCAAGTTAGGCCTGGAGGAGAGTGCGGCTGACGGTGAGCAGAACGCTGAGGAGTCGGACACGGGAAACATCGCAAACGTTCCAGACAGCACCTTAATCTCCGAGTCCGGGAAACTCGTCTTCCTGTTTGCGCTTCTTGAGAGGCTCAGAGAGGAAGGCCACCGCACGCTTGTCTTCGCTCATTACAGGAAAGTGCTCGACATCATCGAACGCATCCTAGGCAACAGAGGCTTCAAAGTCATGAGACTGGACGGCACCATTACAAACATTGCAGAGAGAGAGCGGCGCATCACTCTGTTCCAGAAGGATAAGAGTTATTCCGTCTTCCTCCTGACCACCCAGGTTGGTGGAGTCGGCATCACTCTCACGGCAGCAAACAGAGTCGTGATCTACGATCCCAGCTGGAACCCGGCGACAGACGCCCAGGCCGTGGACAGAGCGTACCGCATCGGACAGACTCAGAATGTTGTCATCTACAGACTGATCACCTGCGGCACGGTTGAGGAGAAGATCTACAGACGGCAG GTGTTCAAAGACTCCCTCATCCGACAGAACACCGGGGACAAGAAGAACCCGTTTCGGTACTTCAGCAGGCAGGACCTGAAGGAGCTCTTCACTCTGGAGGACGCGCAGTCCTCGTCCACACAGATCCAGCTCCAGGCTCTGCATTCCAGACATCGACGGACAGACCCTGAACTGGACGAGCACATCGCCCAGCTGCACGCCATGGAGATGTTCGGGATCTCTGACCACGACTTGATGTTCTCTCTCGACGTCAACAACGACGAGGCGCCGGAGGACCAAGAGGCGCACAACTACATCACAGGCCGGGTGCAGAAGGCCCAGGAGCTGATGAAGGCCGAGTCAGAGTTACAGCTGCAGCTGGCAGAGAGCATGGCGTCCAGCACAGAACCGGCCTGGCTCAGACAACCGGccggcagcagcagagagcggTCGCATGAGAAAAGACCAAGAAGTCCGAGACCAAGTCCTTCCTATCCACAATCTGACTTCAACGGGTCGCCAGTCGTGGTCGAGTCAGACCAGTCCAGTTCTGACAAGGAGGTCGGACAACACAATCTCAGTGACCGAGTTATTGATCTGACTGCAGATGAGAGCATGTCAGAAGGAAAACCTGTTGGAGAAGTGAGCCATGAAGAGAACCTGGAGTCTCCAAAACAGCCGTCCACCAAGCAGGAGAGAGAAAGTTTCTTGGAAGTGGCAGATGCCTCGTCGCCGGACGTGATGGAGGAGTCTctggtgatggaggagtctctggtgatggaggagtctctggtgatggaggaggccGGTGATGCTGCAGTCGCTGATGATGCAGATGTCTCTCTGCAAGAACTAAAGGACCTGTCTGCGCTGTCTGCTGGCAGCCTGGAGTACGCTACAGCAGTTGATGATGATAAACTGCTTAACGGATCTTTACACTCAAAACACAACTCCAAGATGGACTTGGAGCCTCCACGTGTCACACCCCTGCAGAACAAAAGACTTTCTGTCTTGCAAGCCTCTAATTCCAGCTTCAGAGCGAACACGTCACCCAGAGCCAGCCCCGGGCTCGAGTCCTTCGAAGGGAACTTCAAActgcagctggaggacagcgACATGTTGTTGGAGCATGATGCCCTGGAGGATCAGgagactgaggaggaggagcagcagctgctGTCTGTGCTGCAGCTGGAGGGCAGCTTTGATGTCAACAAATCACTTTCTGAGAAGCAACTTAAAGACGCACTTGGCCAAAGCCTCAGCGTCGTCCACGCCGCCGAGACAGATGAGTCCGTGAACGACTCCTTCGTGGTTACCAAGAGGAAGAGAGCACAGGTGGTTTATGACAGTGaggaagacgaagaagaagatgaagaccACAGGAGTCAACTCAACAACTCCCTCCCTGTTCGCGGAGCTTCTACGCCCAAATCATCTGGCCCCACCCCTCACCGGTCAAGAAAGAGCATCGGAGGAAACACCTCCGTGGCCTCGCGTCAGTCCCTCCTCCTGTCCCTGATCGAAGACCAGGACACGTCTGATGATgacgacgatgatgatgataatgatgatgataatggcGACATGTCCGGGAGGCGTTCTGATGAGGCTGAAGAGGATGACATCATTGATTCAAATCAAGATgagctgcagctggaggagaCTGTGGGAGAGACACTaatgacggaggaggaggaggaggaggaggaggaggaggaggaggaacaggaagTGAGCAGTAACATGGATGAGTCAAACAGCGAGCCGGAGCTGGCCTCCTCAGAGCAGATGGATCAGTGCACGGTTGATAAAGGAGTCAAAGTGAATGGGatgaaggagcagcaggaggaggaggaggagagcttcGACTCCCTGGTCAGCCGGGGGAAGGAGAGGCGCAGCAGAGGGGAGCTGGACGGCGCTCTGACCTTCTTCCTGAGAGCCATCGACATGAAACCTGGAGATAATGAAATCCAGCTCCTGGTCATCCAGCTGTACCGGGAGCTGAGTCAGAGGTAA
- the sdhaf1 gene encoding succinate dehydrogenase assembly factor 1, mitochondrial, which translates to MARHSKLQKQVLALYRQFLRAGQDKPGFIPRIRDEFRENARIKKTDVMHIEYLYRRGQRQLEQLRDVNTKQLGSFSKPAEKS; encoded by the coding sequence ATGGCGCGGCACAGTAAGCTGCAGAAGCAGGTCCTGGCTCTGTACCGACAGTTCCTGCGTGCCGGGCAGGACAAACCGGGCTTCATCCCCAGAATCCGTGACGAGTTCCGGGAGAACGCCCGCATCAAGAAGACGGACGTGATGCACATAGAGTACCTGTACCGGAGGGGACAGAGACAGCTGGAGCAGCTGAGGGACGTCAACACCAAACAGCTGGGCTCCTTCTCCAAACCTGCAGAGAagagctga
- the nudt18 gene encoding 8-oxo-dGDP phosphatase NUDT18: protein MEVEEQVERLLSGQGSEVGSCDVGLEQSKPATLRKNVTYIVCAVIFNDKEEVLMVQEAKQDCYKQWYLPAGRVEVGESLEEALRREVKEEAGFDCEPVTLLLIQEQGPQWIRFVFLANVTGGTLKGLSAADQESLQASWWDRQSALPLRGRDILRLIDCGLKYRQDPWHPVTLPVDLSCRHVLQRLVLVFTNAQEQIWLLLIKVPALHLPTAAAVKTHAVTWAANMVVQEAMPSAYYDQDVNTLGVFSLQHNGRQHGKTDGVCFNTLVALVPDRVQRNEDGEKVEWTGTGLPPPIENPRYIWHKIQKQTLREKLLEKTKNTSILPVHSLY, encoded by the exons atggaggtggaggagcaggTGGAGCGGCTGCTGAGcggtcaggggtcagaggtcggcAGCTGTGACGTCGGGCTGGAGCAGAGCAAACCGGCCACGCTGAGGAAGAACGTCACCTACATCGTCTGCGCCGTCATCTTCAACGACAAG gaggaggtgctgaTGGTGCAGGAGGCGAAGCAGGACTGTTATAAGCAGTGGTACCTGCCTGCAGGGAGGGTGGAGGTTGGGGAGAGTCTGGAGGAGGCGCTGAGGAGggag gtgaagGAGGAGGCGGGGTTTGACTGTGAGCCCGTCACCTTGCTGCTGATCCAGGAGCAGGGACCTCAGTGGATCCGCTTCGTCTTCCTCGCCAATGtcacag GTGGGACTCTGAAGGGTCTGTCCGCAGCAGATCAGGAGTCTCTTCAGGCGTCCTGGTGGGACAGACAGTCTGCTCTCCCTCTGAGAGGACGAGACATCCTCCGTCTCATCGACTGCGGACTCAA GTACCGTCAGGATCCCTGGCATCCCGTCACGTTACCCGTGGACCTGAGCTGCCGCCACGTGCTGCAGAGACTCGTCCTGGTCTTCACCAACGCTCAGGAGCAGATCTGGCTCCTGCTCATCAAAG TGCCGGCGCTCCACCTCCCGACGGCAGCGGCGGTGAAAACCCACGCAGTGACGTGGGCGGCCAACATGGTGGTGCAGGAGGCCATGCCGTCGGCGTACTACGACCAGGACGTTAACACGCTGGGCGTCTTCAGCCTGCAGCACAACGGACGGCAGCACGGGAAGACAGACGGCGTGTGCTTCAACACACTGGTGGCGCTGGTGCCGGACCGCGTGCAGCGCAATGAGGACGGCGAGAAGGTGGAGTGGACGGGGACGGGGCTGCCTCCGCCCATAGAGAACCCTCGATACATCTGGCACAAAATCCAGAAACAAACACTGAGAGAGAAACTGCTGGAGAAGACCAAAAACACGTCCATCCTACCCGTCCACAGCCTGTACTGA